The following coding sequences are from one Persephonella hydrogeniphila window:
- a CDS encoding DUF302 domain-containing protein, with amino-acid sequence MWKLVLSFIFLFSLSYSYEDFVQYEKGYYYVEIKKGSFENVNSKLLEEIKAHQWDVIHTINVDKTVKMKSFYKTHLLCKAKYLREGVQRFKAIGVIIPCKMAIFTDGNTVKIMVEDVSEYGKIYAPGNREFEKFLIKVRDELIDILNRTASRFMKSKYTPYE; translated from the coding sequence ATGTGGAAATTAGTACTGAGCTTTATATTTTTGTTCTCCCTATCTTATAGCTATGAGGATTTTGTTCAGTACGAAAAGGGATACTACTATGTAGAAATAAAAAAAGGCTCCTTTGAAAATGTAAACTCAAAACTTCTTGAGGAGATAAAAGCTCACCAATGGGATGTTATCCATACGATAAATGTTGATAAAACTGTGAAAATGAAAAGTTTCTACAAAACACATCTTCTCTGTAAAGCAAAATATCTGAGAGAGGGTGTTCAGAGATTTAAAGCCATAGGGGTAATTATTCCCTGTAAAATGGCTATTTTTACTGATGGAAACACAGTAAAAATAATGGTTGAGGATGTTTCTGAGTATGGAAAGATTTATGCCCCAGGGAATAGAGAGTTTGAGAAATTTCTCATAAAAGTGAGGGATGAACTGATAGATATATTAAACAGAACAGCATCAAGATTTATGAAAAGTAAATACACACCTTATGAATAG
- a CDS encoding tetratricopeptide repeat protein yields the protein MNRVDILKRALEKDPDNPLGLYGLALELFKERRYDEAILYLHRYLDLHEDEGAAYRLLAQSYLNIGDIEKAIEFYQKGIEQAKKFNHSSMVEEYRQEIENLKEMI from the coding sequence ATGAACAGAGTTGATATATTAAAAAGAGCTTTAGAAAAGGATCCTGATAACCCTTTAGGGCTTTACGGTCTTGCTTTAGAACTTTTTAAAGAAAGAAGATACGACGAAGCGATATTGTACCTCCACAGATACTTAGATCTACACGAAGACGAAGGAGCAGCTTACAGATTGTTAGCCCAGTCCTATCTGAATATAGGAGATATTGAAAAAGCTATAGAGTTTTACCAGAAAGGTATTGAACAGGCTAAAAAATTTAATCACAGTTCTATGGTTGAGGAGTACAGACAGGAGATTGAAAATCTGAAGGAGATGATCTGA